One segment of Tachyglossus aculeatus isolate mTacAcu1 chromosome 16, mTacAcu1.pri, whole genome shotgun sequence DNA contains the following:
- the SDC3 gene encoding syndecan-3: protein MARGAPGAGARGAPGPPPLLLLLLLLLGAGRAAGAQRWRYESLERPVDLEGSGDDDSFPDDDLDDLYSGSGSGFFEQESGIETGTRMTTDTAASAPSTTPSGLPAASPVAPGATPSTEPPARSATLKPSEPPASTRTQFWDTEGSGLPGHGIPTAATTPTVALMASTTLAGAPPVATTPTTTSTAATTPTVTPTTATTSTATPPAAASPSTGAPTAQPTSALWLPPLLATTASSAHPTPPATPAPTPETEPTAPAPVSTAVVHPRAEPSPEAGSRAPDLPESQPGTSLAGTRRPPERAQTPPPTASPSTTAAPAGEAPVSGDFEVPEETAAPELSNEVEPAGAAPTPAEGQGRGGERAAPDLLDNSIDPGSSAAQLPQRSILERKEVLIAVIVGGVVGALFAAFLVMLLVYRMKKKDEGSYTLEEPKPASVTYQKPDKQEEFYA, encoded by the exons GCTCAGCGCTGGCGCTACGAGAGCTTGGAGCGGCCGGTGGACCTGGAGGGATCCGGGGACGACGACTCCTTCCCGGACGACGACCTGGACGATCTGTACTCGGGTTCCGGCTCCGGCT TTTTCGAGCAAGAGTCGGGGATCGAGACGGGCACCAGAATGACCACGGACACGGCGGCCAGCGCGCCGTCCACCACGCCATCCGGCCTCCCCGCGGCCTCCCCCGTGGCCCCTGGGGCCACCCCATCCACAGAACCTCCTGCCCGCAGTGCGACCCTCAAGCCCTCCGAGCCCCCCGCCAGCACCCGGACCCAGTTCTGGGATACTGAGGGGTCGGGCCTCCCCGGACACGGGATCCCTACGGCTGCGACCACCCCCACGGTTGCCCTCATGGCCTCGACCACCCTCGCGGGGGCTCCCCCGGTCGCGACCACCCCCACGACGACTTCTACCGCCGCGACCACCCCCACGGTGACTCCCACCACCGCGACCACCTCCACGGCGACCCCACCCGCCGCGGcctcgccctcgaccggcgctccAACTGCCCAGCCCACCTCGGCGTTgtggctccctcctctcctggccaCCACGGCCTCTTCGGCCCACCCCACACCTCCGGCCACTCCCGCCCCAACCCCGGAGACGGAGCCCACCGCCCCGGCCCCGGTCAGCACGGCCGTGGTCCATCCGAGAGCCGAACCCTCGCCAGAAGCGGGATCCCGGGCTCCGGACCTGCCGGAAAGCCAACCTGGAACCTCGCTGGCTGGTACCCGCCGGCCCCCTGAGCGAGCACAG aCCCCGCCCCCCACGGCCTCGCCCTCCACGACCGCGGCCCCCGCGGGAGAGGCGCCGGTCAGCGGCGACTTCGAGGTCCCCGAAGAGACGGCGGCTCCCGAGCTGAGCAACGAGGTGGAGCCCGCGGGGGCGGCGCCCACCCCGgccgaggggcagggccggggcggAGAGCGGGCGGCCCCCGACCTCCTGGACAACAGCATCGACCCGGGGTCCTCGGCCGCCCAGCTGCCCCAGCGCAGTATCCTGGAAAGGAAGGAAGTGCTCATAG CCGTGATCGTGGGCGGTGTGGTAGGGGCGCTCTTTGCCGCCTTCCTGGTCATGCTGCTCGTCTACCGCATGAAGAAGAAGGACGAGGGGAGCTACACCCTGGAGGAGCCCAAGCCGGCCAGCGTCACCTACCAGAAGCCCGACAAGCAGGAGGAATTCTACGCCTAG